The Kluyveromyces marxianus DMKU3-1042 DNA, complete genome, chromosome 6 genome window below encodes:
- the AVO1 gene encoding Avo1p, giving the protein MDVEVTINKLRARFLKQSSEKDQLNRIIKPYGEINDTVLQLYKGDDGCNLLQSLDSPPIAGSYIKQSRATGNYISGTGSKLFSNSNNNTMVSLVEEEEEVLGLRPNPSIMKVPSVKKNNSSPDISEKSRSRTQSIIADTSSLKNKMVHSLHRRGSDLSLQRSTSRASEKLKTVKKSGLRLSRLFRSSSNASKDSKGSGAGKAIFISGRSRAGSLKKPALNLYDHFLYTHEGLNNLEDDDDDDDDKYEYDKGAVVNFFGKEKRNNNSSSSLTLDEKAKSAKRNTFLENFPLNPHNILQSSDTVGSNDSGEKRNKVNKVQNKKNKQNENTALTAAAAAAAENDTTSSYIESYLNQPDLKPFDQPNEISTSSPSKLRGISSHLNDRVSVSNFNSPNLLIDGDDESNGIHDDVSSYGESLLDSDFSGDDFESSQVPSSELSSMTFDSHDIPSNSIPQSRTMAMYHSADESKLDNELDKATKLLHMANRAHREVLSQSVPKDAATNSSKRTLSSSQSEQRANGSTHHRNSGSTTFSNRSRHLKPINGHRRTSSNLTETSIDEDDEVDDSKQEEPELVIEKVDVPSSKNKSESALSAMFNKDKVTQMNPLEYFSGVSAVKELPRNSLKLDVYIQDSKAYKRKPFTIAVKKSATVFEVLGYSLYCYSTEFKPPDSTGELSPDEIVNPNYFTLKIVDEDGEPFEDNFGVLERTQKIDTVFDNEVVICHVTSDEQFKMNEKETPLPAVMKDTGVVQEPPDNSPHINQLSYYKSILPANSLQPSNTGSNIVTIKVFLYPNLNPQFNFTNIKVPVSSKINEILVSYCKLKNLDPSDYVLKLENRDLILDLNDYITSLDGNYKLEVLKKRDARTKKFDRMKATNQPVLQTIQSTELTPLTLTMANDNRFMQKNREDEEAKEAVKEETGEGKTTSTTKSLFNMSKHNHTSSASGFFKLKNTSKTSLKSGKLGVTSKRSSSISGNTSYKDLFTGSYYKYKVWRRQQMSFINKHERTLVIDGDYVYISGPDGDLNWTHENVKTKSFHVSQITLVKRSKRVPEYFKIFVHRPDRERRYYFEAVSAEECVEIITRLQNLIRVYRMNQR; this is encoded by the coding sequence TTCATATATTAAGCAAAGCCGAGCTACAGGTAATTATATTAGTGGTACGGGGTCTAAACTGTTTTCTAATTCGAATAACAATACGATGGTATCGTTggtggaagaagaggaggaagtATTGGGGCTGAGGCCGAATCCCAGTATTATGAAAGTTCCTTCTgtgaaaaagaacaattcGAGTCCCGATATTTCGGAGAAGTCGCGGTCCAGAACACAGTCGATCATTGCTGATACTAGcagtttgaagaataagaTGGTTCATAGTTTACATCGTAGAGGTAGCGATTTGTCGTTACAGAGAAGTACTTCTAGGGCGTCTGAAAAGCTGAAAACGGTGAAGAAGTCTGGTCTTCGGCTCAGCAGGTTGTTCCGTTCGTCGAGCAATGCGTCTAAGGACAGCAAAGGGAGTGGTGCTGGTAAGGCGATATTCATAAGCGGAAGATCCAGGGCAGGTTCCCTGAAAAAGCCGGCACTCAACTTGTATGACCACTTTCTTTACACGCACGAGGGTCTCAATAATTTGgaagatgacgacgatgatgatgatgataaatACGAGTATGATAAGGGTGCAGTGGTGAACTTCtttgggaaagaaaaacgtAATAATAACTCTTCTAGCAGTTTGACGTTAGACGAGAAGGCTAAGTCTGCGAAGAGGAACACTTTCCTTGAGAATTTCCCATTGAATCCGCACAATATTCTACAAAGCTCAGATACTGTGGGTTCTAATGACAGTGGGGAGAAACGAAACAAAGTGAATAAAGTGCagaataagaaaaataagCAGAACGAAAATACAGCGCttactgctgctgctgctgctgctgctgaaaaTGACACCACTTCTTCGTATATTGAGTCTTATTTGAATCAGCCAGATTTGAAACCATTTGACCAACCAAATGAAATAAGCACTAGCTCTCCTTCCAAATTGAGAGGTATATCGTCGCATTTGAATGATAGAGTCAGTGTTAGCAATTTCAATTCCCCGAACTTGTTAATAGACGGTGATGATGAGAGCAATGGCATTCACGATGATGTATCCTCATATGGTGAGTCTCTTTTGGATTCAGACTTTAGCGGGGATGACTTTGAATCGAGCCAAGTGCCTTCCTCTGAGCTATCTTCTATGACGTTTGATTCACATGACATACCTAGCAACTCCATTCCTCAATCACGAACCATGGCTATGTACCATTCAGCCGATGAGTCAAAATTGGATAATGAGTTGGATAAGGCTACTAAACTACTACACATGGCGAATAGGGCTCACAGAGAAGTATTGTCCCAATCTGTCCCTAAGGATGCGGCCACTAACTCTTCGAAACGTACTTTAAGCTCCTCCCAATCGGAACAGCGTGCAAATGGAAGTACACACCACCGCAACTCTGGATCAACCACTTTTTCTAACCGTTCAAGACACCTCAAGCCTATCAACGGACACAGAAGGACGTCCTCGAATTTGACTGAAACGAGCATTGATGAGGATGACGAAGTTGATGATTCTAAACAAGAGGAACCTGAACTTGTCATTGAAAAGGTTGATGTACCCTCTtctaaaaataaaagtgAATCAGCGTTATCTGCTATGTTTAATAAGGATAAAGTCACACAGATGAATCCCTTGGAATACTTTTCAGGTGTATCTGCGGTTAAGGAACTTCCAAGGAATTCCTTGAAATTGGACGTTTATATCCAAGATTCCAAGGCTTATAAAAGGAAACCATTCACCATTGCTGTTAAGAAATCTGCAACGGTGTTCGAAGTATTGGGATACAGCTTATACTGCTACTCTACAGAATTTAAACCTCCCGACTCAACCGGAGAGCTTTCTCCAGATGAAATTGTTAATCCCAATTACTTTACGCTTAAGATTGTTGACGAAGACGGTGAACCATTTGAAGATAATTTTGGTGTCCTTGAAAGAACCCAAAAAATTGATACCGTCTTTGATAATGAGGTGGTTATATGCCATGTTACTAGTGATGAACAGTTTAAGATGaatgaaaaggaaactCCGTTGCCGGCAGTGATGAAAGATACAGGAGTAGTCCAAGAACCACCAGATAACTCGCCTCATATTAACCAATTAAGTTACTATAAGTCAATCTTACCAGCAAACTCTCTGCAACCTTCGAATACCGGTTCCAATATTGTAACCATTAAGGTTTTCTTGTATCCGAACTTAAACCCACAATTTAACTTCACGAATATAAAAGTACCAGTGTCTTCAAAGATAAACGAAATTTTGGTGTCTTATTGTaagttgaagaatcttGATCCATCAGATTATGTACTCAAATTGGAAAACAGAGACCTCATTCTAGATTTAAACGATTATATCACAAGTTTGGATGGTAATTATAAACTTGAGGTcctcaagaaaagagacgCAAGGACCAAGAAGTTTGACAGAATGAAAGCAACCAATCAGCCAGTACTACAAACAATTCAGAGTACAGAATTAACTCCTTTAACTTTAACAATGGCGAACGATAACAGATTCATGCAGAAGAACagagaagatgaagaggcTAAAGAGGCTGTAAAGGAAGAGACAGGGGAAGGAAAAACCACTTCGACCACGAAAAGTTTGTTCAACATGAGCAAACATAACCACACTTCATCGGCTTCtggtttcttcaaactgAAAAATACGTCAAAAACATCGTTAAAGTCTGGTAAACTCGGCGTCACTTCCAAAAGGTCAAGCAGCATTTCTGGTAATACTAGTTATAAGGACCTATTCACTGGATCGTATTACAAGTATAAGGTGTGGCGGAGACAACAAATGTCATTTATCAACAAGCATGAAAGAACATTGGTGATCGATGGTGATTACGTGTACATCAGCGGACCTGATGGAGACCTTAACTGGACTCATGAAAACGTCAAAACTAAATCATTCCATGTCAGTCAAATTACGTTGGTtaaaagatcaaaaagagTTCCTGAATACTTCAAAATTTTTGTGCACAGACCAGACAGAGAACGTAGATATTACTTTGAAGCTGTCTCTGCCGAAGAATGTGTTGAGATAATTACCAGGTTGCAAAATTTGATTAGGGTTTATAGGATGAACCAACGATGA
- the ATG42 gene encoding carboxypeptidase C yields MMVLTQLILCFCSWTIAVSAISLESIFPQRYINGLIQQDLALDGSQKKTKETSDFSVFTSSIDDAYSLRIKPVDPKSLGIDTVNQWAGYLDYKDSKHFFYWFFESRNDPVNDPVILWLNGGPGCSSLIGLFFELGPSSINVDLKPVYNPYSWNSNASVIFLDQPVGVGFSYGDSKVTNTDAAAEDVYIFLELFFERFPHLRNNSFHISGESYAGHYLPKIAHEIAVVHEDDSSFKLSSVLIGNGFTDPQTQYQYYEPMACGRGGYPSVLEPEDCKKMNDSVPTCVTLSERCYKSNSLIPCTIADLYCEQQITGVYEKSGRSNYDIRSTCDAPEFSGACFKEEVYITEYLNLEEVQEALGVEVNKFESCSRDVGIGFSFSGDSPKPFHQYVAELVDKDIDVLIYAGDKDYICNWLGNMAWTDKLEWKYHEEYEKQSLQKWINEETNEALGEAKSYGSLTFLRVYDAGHMVPHDQPENSLQFLNSWIRAVDGKN; encoded by the coding sequence ATGATGGTGCTTACTCAATTGATTTTGTGTTTCTGCAGCTGGACAATTGCAGTTTCAGCCATATCGTTAGAGTCCATCTTCCCACAGCGGTATATCAATGGATTAATCCAGCAAGACTTAGCCCTGGATGGGtctcaaaagaaaaccaagGAAACGAGCGACTTTAGTGTTTTCACTTCTAGCATTGATGACGCATATTCTTTGAGAATTAAGCCTGTAGATCCCAAATCTCTAGGCATCGATACTGTGAACCAATGGGCCGGATACTTGGACTATAAGGACTCGAAGCACTTTTTCTATTGGTTTTTCGAGTCTAGAAATGATCCTGTGAATGATCCGGTAATTCTTTGGTTGAATGGGGGTCCAGGATGCTCATCTCTTATTGGGTTGTTCTTCGAATTGGGTCCATCCTCAATTAATGTGGATTTGAAGCCTGTATACAACCCATATTCGTGGAACTCGAATGCGTCGGTGATATTTTTGGATCAGCCAGTGGGCGTTGGCTTTTCCTATGGTGATTCTAAGGTTACAAATACCGATGCTGCAGCGGAAGATGTGTACATTTTCTTAGaattgttctttgaaaggTTCCCACACTTGAGAAACAACTCTTTCCACATATCTGGTGAGTCGTATGCAGGACACTATCTTCCTAAGATTGCGCATGAGATTGCTGTCGTTCACGAGGATGATTCTTCCTTCAAGCTTTCATCTGTGTTGATAGGAAATGGATTTACCGATCCTCAAACACAGTATCAGTACTATGAACCAATGGCCTGTGGTAGAGGTGGCTATCCTTCGGTTCTTGAACCAGAAGATTGCAAAAAAATGAACGACAGTGTGCCCACATGCGTGACTCTCAGCGAACGCTGTTATAAATCGAACTCATTAATCCCATGTACCATTGCCGATCTCTATTGCGAACAACAGATTACAGGGGTGTATGAAAAATCTGGAAGAAGTAACTACGATATACGGTCTACCTGCGATGCTCCTGAATTCTCTGGCGCTTGCTTTAAAGAGGAGGTATACATTACCGAATACTTGAACTTAGAAGAGGTCCAGGAAGCATTGGGAGTTGAGGTGAACAAGTTCGAAAGTTGCAGCAGAGACGTAGGCATTGGGTTCTCCTTCTCGGGAGACAGCCCCAAACCGTTCCATCAGTATGTCGCAGAACTGGTCGACAAAGACATTGATGTTTTAATCTATGCTGGTGATAAGGATTACATTTGCAACTGGCTAGGAAATATGGCATGGACTGACAAGCTTGAATGGAAGTACCACGAAGAGTATGAGAAGCAAAGTTTGCAAAAATGGATAAACGAAGAGACAAATGAAGCTTTAGGTGAAGCCAAATCATATGGGTCGCTCACATTCTTGAGAGTATACGATGCTGGTCATATGGTGCCTCATGATCAACCTGAGAACTCTTTACAATTTTTAAACTCTTGGATTCGTGCCGTTGATGGCAAAAACTGA
- the BRX1 gene encoding ribosome biogenesis protein BRX1, whose protein sequence is MSSIYKTLSRKEKDGKKSNSGNEKQFMNKQRTLLISSRGVTYRHRHLIQDLNSLLPHSRKEPKLDTKKDLGQLNEIAELYNCNNIIFFEARKHQDLYLWLSKPPNGPTIKFYLQNLHTMDELNFTGNCLKGSRPILSFDGRFDTQPHYRLIKELFIHNFGVPPQARKMKPFIDHVMSFSIVDDKIWVRTYEISHEARNTVEYEEKEEDETSLVEIGPRFVMTPILILEGSFGGPKIYENKQYVSPNVVRAQMKQQAANAARTRAEAAAERKLKKRENVLAVDPLSNDALFKD, encoded by the coding sequence ATGTCCAGTATTTACAAGACTTTATCTCGTAAAGAGAAGGATGGCAAGAAGAGCAACAGTGGTAATGAGAAACAGTTCATGAACAAGCAGCGTACGCTACTTATTTCTTCCAGAGGTGTGACGTATAGACACCGTCACTTGATCCAGGACTTGAACAGTTTGTTGCCACACTCCAGAAAGGAGCCTAAGCTAGATACGAAGAAGGATCTTGGGCAGTTGAATGAAATTGCTGAGTTGTACAACTGTAacaatattattttcttcgAGGCCAGAAAGCACCAGGACTTGTACCTATGGCTATCAAAGCCTCCAAACGGGCCAACTATCAAGTTTTACTTGCAAAACTTGCACACGATGGACGAGCTAAACTTCACTGGTAACTGTTTGAAGGGTTCGAGACCAATTTTGTCCTTTGATGGGAGATTCGACACGCAACCCCACTACCGTTTGATCAAGGAGCTATTCATTCACAACTTTGGTGTGCCTCCACAAGCCAGGAAAATGAAGCCATTCATCGACCATGTGATGTCGTTCAGCATAGTAGACGATAAGATTTGGGTCAGAACGTATGAGATATCGCACGAGGCCAGAAACACTGTTGAATAcgaggaaaaagaagaggacgAGACTTCGTTGGTCGAAATAGGTCCTAGATTCGTCATGACCCCAATTTTGATCCTTGAAGGTTCGTTCGGTGGTCCAAAGATCTACGAAAACAAGCAATATGTTTCTCCAAACGTCGTCAGAGCGCAAATGAAGCAACAGGCTGCCAATGCTGCCAGGACCAGAGCCGAGGCTGCTGCCGAGAGAAAGCTCAAGAAGAGGGAAAACGTCCTAGCTGTGGATCCATTGTCCAACGATGCTTTGTTCAAGGATTAA
- the ATP19 gene encoding F1F0 ATP synthase subunit k → MSGAYTILGRTVQPHQLALGTLGAVLLLVVPNPFKGKPAAKPLFTASSKEEEDFIKAYLDKHITNAEKH, encoded by the coding sequence aTGAGTGGTGCATACACAATTTTAGGTAGAACTGTCCAACCACATCAATTGGCTCTTGGTACTTTGGGAGctgtgttgttgttggttgtTCCAAACCCATTCAAGGGTAAGCCAGCAGCCAAGCCATTGTTCACTGCCTCTTCgaaggaggaagaagatttcATCAAGGCTTACTTGGACAAGCACATTACCAATGCCGAAAAGCACTAA